In Nitrobacteraceae bacterium AZCC 1564, the following proteins share a genomic window:
- a CDS encoding hypothetical protein (product_source=Hypo-rule applied) encodes MMQELEDLFVAECRRQGCQPNSSAMMQMAIDLAGSLVSGDGTIRIVRNGENFSMRANDYVRSLRDSMPTAFENLTEAKAKGLSLTERMRAEVEASRKGLPSDWREVRSRVTGLTASMMDTKEKDFPNI; translated from the coding sequence ATGATGCAGGAGCTTGAAGACCTGTTCGTTGCGGAATGTCGCCGACAAGGCTGCCAGCCGAATTCCAGTGCCATGATGCAAATGGCCATCGACCTCGCTGGCAGCTTAGTGAGTGGTGACGGGACGATAAGGATTGTCAGAAATGGCGAGAATTTCTCAATGCGTGCCAATGATTACGTCCGCTCGCTGCGAGACTCGATGCCTACCGCTTTCGAAAACCTGACTGAAGCTAAAGCGAAAGGCCTCAGCCTAACCGAGCGTATGAGGGCCGAAGTTGAGGCCAGCCGCAAAGGGTTGCCATCTGATTGGAGAGAAGTGCGCTCGCGCGTTACCGGCCTTACGGCCTCCATGATGGATACCAAAGAAAAAGATTTTCCCAACATATAA
- a CDS encoding hypothetical protein (product_source=Hypo-rule applied; superfamily=57997), which produces MTDHPVSAGRMFGLSSVSDEARRARAELLERKDLEKRKAEADARVADIKARITALDLDPLRSQLNSALADAEAVAVELAAR; this is translated from the coding sequence ATGACAGATCATCCCGTAAGTGCTGGCCGTATGTTCGGCCTCAGCTCCGTTTCCGATGAAGCTCGGCGAGCAAGGGCAGAGTTGCTTGAGCGAAAAGATTTGGAGAAACGAAAGGCAGAGGCAGACGCTCGTGTTGCAGACATCAAGGCGAGAATCACAGCGCTTGATCTTGACCCGCTGCGCTCCCAACTAAACAGCGCGCTGGCGGACGCAGAGGCGGTCGCGGTAGAGCTGGCGGCTCGATAG